From Ignatzschineria sp. RMDPL8A, a single genomic window includes:
- the serC gene encoding 3-phosphoserine/phosphohydroxythreonine transaminase, whose protein sequence is MRKTYNFCAGPAMMPEDVLQEAQAELLDWQGQDASILEVSHRGKEFTAVIEECEANLRELLDIPVNYRVLFMQGGGLGQFAFAPMNLLGDKKQIDFIETGSWSKKAIAEASKYAKTNVIYSTKEEGYLSIPRQRDLTNIDPESAYLYFCANETINGVEFCYDIENSPIPVVADMSSNILSRRIDVSKYGMIFAGAQKNIGPAGLTIVIIREDLLGKASPYTPDVFNYTIQNEKGSMLNTPPTFAIYLMNLVLRKVKERGGVAAMEKVNNRKAELLYKTIDESHLYRNPVHVDARSKMNVPFILADAKYDALFLEKAKENNLIYLAGHRSVGGMRASLYNAMPLEGVIALTNFMKKFELDVL, encoded by the coding sequence GTGAGAAAAACATATAATTTTTGTGCAGGACCTGCGATGATGCCCGAAGATGTGTTGCAAGAGGCGCAAGCAGAACTTCTTGATTGGCAAGGGCAAGATGCCTCAATCCTAGAAGTATCCCACCGCGGCAAGGAATTTACCGCCGTGATTGAAGAGTGTGAGGCAAACCTTCGTGAGCTTCTTGATATTCCGGTTAATTATCGCGTTCTCTTCATGCAAGGGGGCGGTCTTGGGCAATTTGCGTTTGCTCCAATGAACTTACTTGGCGATAAAAAACAGATCGACTTTATTGAGACCGGTTCATGGTCGAAAAAAGCGATTGCGGAAGCGTCAAAATACGCTAAAACCAATGTTATCTATAGCACTAAAGAGGAAGGGTATTTAAGCATTCCCCGTCAGCGCGATCTCACGAATATTGATCCTGAGAGTGCGTATCTCTATTTTTGTGCAAACGAGACCATTAATGGGGTGGAGTTCTGCTACGATATCGAAAATTCACCGATTCCGGTGGTTGCGGATATGAGCTCAAACATTCTCTCGCGCCGCATTGATGTGAGTAAATATGGCATGATTTTCGCCGGTGCTCAGAAAAATATCGGGCCTGCGGGATTAACGATTGTGATTATCCGTGAAGATCTTCTTGGAAAAGCAAGTCCTTACACGCCGGATGTATTTAATTACACGATCCAAAATGAAAAAGGCTCGATGCTCAATACGCCGCCCACATTTGCTATCTACTTAATGAATTTAGTCCTTCGTAAAGTTAAAGAGCGCGGCGGAGTGGCTGCCATGGAAAAAGTGAATAACCGTAAAGCGGAACTTTTATATAAAACCATCGACGAGAGCCATCTCTATCGTAATCCGGTACATGTCGATGCGCGCTCAAAAATGAACGTGCCTTTTATCTTAGCGGACGCGAAATATGATGCGCTCTTCTTAGAAAAAGCGAAAGAAAACAACCTGATCTATCTTGCAGGACACCGATCCGTTGGCGGTATGCGTGCAAGTCTATATAACGCAATGCCCCTTGAAGGCGTGATTGCGCTCACAAACTTCATGAAAAAATTTGAGTTAGACGTCCTATAA